GAGACCGGTGGATCCGGCGTGCCGGGACCTGGACGCGTCGCCGCGCGCGAACCGTTCGAAGATGTGCGGCAGCAGCGCGGGCGGAATGCCCGGCCCGTCGTCCTCGACCTCCAGCACGACCGTCGGTCCGCCGACCCGGACCCGCGCGGTGACGGTCGTCCCGGGTGGCGTGTGGGTACGGGCGTTCGCCAGCAGATTGACCAGCACCTGATGGAGGCGGGCGCCGTCACCCTGTACGTTCGCGGGCTCCACCGGCAGCTCCAGCCGCCACTTGTGGTCCTGGCCCGCCGCCCGCGCATCGCCGACCGCGTCCACGACCAGCGGCGAGAGATCAGTGCTCTCGCAGGAGAGCGGGCGTCCGGCGTCGAGCCGCGCGAGCAGCAGCAGATCCTCGACCAGGCCCGTCATCCGGGTCGCCTCGGCCTCGATCCGCCCCAGCGCATGCCGGGTGTCGGCGCCGACCTCCTCCCGGCCGCGCCGGGTGAGCTCGGCGTATCCGCGGATCGACGCCAGCGGCGTACGCAGCTCATGGCTGGCGTCCGCGACGAACTGCCGCACTCGCGTCTCGCTCTCCTGCCGCACCACCAGTGCTGAACCGACGTGCCCCAGCATCCGGTTGAGCGCCGCTCCGACCTGTCCGACCTCGGTCCGCGGATCGGCCTCGGCGTCCGGCACCCGCTCGTGCAGGGCCACCTCGCCGCTGTGCAGCGGCATTTCGGAGACGCGGGTCGCGGTCGCGGCGACCCGCCGCAGTGGCCGCAGCGCAAAGCCGACCAGGGCAGTACCCGCGATTCCGGCGGCGATCAGCCCGGCACCGGTGACGGAGACCTCGACCAGGACCAGCGTGGTCAGCGCGTCCTGTACGTCGCTCAGCGGAACCCCGACGAGGTAGGAGCCGCGAACC
The Streptomyces lunaelactis genome window above contains:
- a CDS encoding sensor histidine kinase, translated to MSSLRGRRWSLRTRLVVSAVALIAVVAAVIGTVTTIAYRTYLYGQLDTQLATVGMRASGPPGPVEERPLGMPSDRGPLDFVIGGGTPVGTVGAQLAKDGTVSEAVASVERKTDALEPLASPLTETQSKALAQVARDGRPHTLELPGRGDYRVEYVTGVRGSYLVGVPLSDVQDALTTLVLVEVSVTGAGLIAAGIAGTALVGFALRPLRRVAATATRVSEMPLHSGEVALHERVPDAEADPRTEVGQVGAALNRMLGHVGSALVVRQESETRVRQFVADASHELRTPLASIRGYAELTRRGREEVGADTRHALGRIEAEATRMTGLVEDLLLLARLDAGRPLSCESTDLSPLVVDAVGDARAAGQDHKWRLELPVEPANVQGDGARLHQVLVNLLANARTHTPPGTTVTARVRVGGPTVVLEVEDDGPGIPPALLPHIFERFARGDASRSRHAGSTGLGLAIVQAVVAVHGGRVGVRSEPGHTVFAVELPAGAAGAAGTSGAGWTAGAGWAPGAGRAPAYDSQTGHRRITQL